Genomic DNA from Coffea arabica cultivar ET-39 chromosome 7e, Coffea Arabica ET-39 HiFi, whole genome shotgun sequence:
ATTGTTAGCAAGACATTGTAATGCTACTAATTGTAACGTTCCCAGCCTCCAATCTGTCCATATCCCCATTTCGGCATCATTCACCAATCGATTTCCACTAAGCTTAGCATAAAATTTTTTGTACTTGTTATCAATCCCTCCAAGCATTTGTATATATTCAAGCTGAAACGTACCTTGAACACTCAGATCAATTGAGAAAGCAATAATTACCATCCAAATCATAATGTCTCCAGCTTTGATTTGGACAGCTTTCATAATACTTACAATTGTTCTTCTCCTCAATTCATTGTTGAGAAAGAGCAAGCAGAAATTGCCTCCTAGTCCAAGAGGGCTTCCTATTCTAGGACATCTCCATCTGTTGGGAATAAATCCTCACCAGGATTTGCATAAGCTCTCTAAGCAACATGGTCCTATCATGCACTTACGATTCGGATTTGTGTCAAACATCATTGTTTCATCCCCCCATGCAGCTGAGCAATTCCTCAAGACACATGATCTTGTTTTTGCTACTAGGCCACCTCATGAGGCTGCTAAATATATCGGTTTTGGGCAAAGAAATCTGTCCTTTGGGCAGTATGGTCCATATTGGCGCAACATGCGTAAATTATGCACCTTAAATTTGCTTAATAGCCCCAAAATCAGTTCATTTCAGTCTATGAGGAGGGAAGAGCTTGGATTGTTTTTGGAATCACTTAAAGGGGTGGCTCTTAATCATGATGTTGTTGATATTAGTGCTGAAGTTGCTGCACTAAACGCGAACATGAGTTGCCTGATGGTGTTTGGGAAAAAGTATGCTGACAAGGAATTCGATGAGAGGGGCTTCAAAGCTGTCATGAAAGAAGCGATGCAATTAGCTGCAACACCTAATCTTGGAGATTATTATCCTTATCTTGGAGTCCTTGACCTTCAAGGCTTGACCAGGAGAATGAAGGCTGTTGGCAAAGTATTTGATGAATTCTTTGAGAAGATTATCGAT
This window encodes:
- the LOC113700562 gene encoding cytochrome P450 71AU50-like: MSPALIWTAFIILTIVLLLNSLLRKSKQKLPPSPRGLPILGHLHLLGINPHQDLHKLSKQHGPIMHLRFGFVSNIIVSSPHAAEQFLKTHDLVFATRPPHEAAKYIGFGQRNLSFGQYGPYWRNMRKLCTLNLLNSPKISSFQSMRREELGLFLESLKGVALNHDVVDISAEVAALNANMSCLMVFGKKYADKEFDERGFKAVMKEAMQLAATPNLGDYYPYLGVLDLQGLTRRMKAVGKVFDEFFEKIIDEHEQSANKVRQADDFVYTMLALMKSGETEFQFDRPHIKAILLDMLAGSMDTSATTVEWTLAELLKNPRVMKKLQQELNEKVGLDRMVEESDLDNLQYLDMVVKEALRLHPVAPLLIPHAAREDCTVDGFHIPKDSRVIINVWTIGRDPNAWSDPEKFIPERFVGNNIDVKGHDFQLLPFGSGRRGCPGTQLGLTVVRLLVAQLVHCFNWKLPNGMLPSELDMTEEFGLVVTRAKHLVAVPTYRLSKQLSSF